AGCGCTTGGCGAACGGATAGATCAGCGTGATGGCCAGCGCCGCGAACGACCACAGGATGGTGAGCCGGTTGGTGGTGAGCACCAGCCCGAAGGCCAGGAGCGCCAGCACGGCGCCCAGCACCAGCGCCTCCCTGACCGACACCGCGCCGCTGGTCACCGGCCGCTGCGCGGTGCGCTTCACATGGCGGTCGAAGTCGCGGTCGGCCACGTCGTTGACGCAGCAGCCCGCGCTGCGCATCAGGATGGTGCCCAGCACGAACACGGCCAGCAGATGCCAGCCCGGCCAGCCTCCGGCCGCGAACCAGAGCGCGCCCAGCGCGGGCCAGAGCAGCAGCAGCCAGCCGGCGGGGCGGTTCCAGCGGATCAGGTCGAGATAGAGCGCAAAACGGCGAGCGAGCATGCGGCGGGCAAAAAAAGAGCGGCCATTGTGCCGCTCCTGGGTTCGCGGGGCCCGGGCGCTCAGTCTTCGAGCAGCGAACGCAGCATCCAGGCGGTCTGGTCGTGCACCGTGCAGCGCGCGGTCAGCATGTCGGCCGTCGGGTCGTCGCCGGCTTCTTCGGCTACGGGGATGAATTCGCGCGCGATGCGCGACACGGTTTCGTGGCCCTTGACCAGGATGCGCACCATCTCCATCGCCTTCGGCGGGGTCTGGGGCACGTCGGGCACGGTGGCGATCTTGCTGAACTCGGCGTAGGAGCCCGGCGCGTAGTGGCCCAGCGCGCGAATGCGTTCCGCGAGCACGTCGGTGGCGCCCCAGAGTTCGGTGTACTGGCCCATGAACATCGCATGCAGCGAGTTGAAGTGCGGCCCCGTCACGTTCCAGTGGAAGTTGTGGGTCGTGAGGTAGAGCGTGTAGGTGTCGGCCAGCAC
This genomic window from Variovorax paradoxus contains:
- a CDS encoding Dps family protein, translated to MAKASKKTSPSASPGKVPKKGGAVVAQESGSRNAPIINIGIERQDRAAIAEGLSRVLADTYTLYLTTHNFHWNVTGPHFNSLHAMFMGQYTELWGATDVLAERIRALGHYAPGSYAEFSKIATVPDVPQTPPKAMEMVRILVKGHETVSRIAREFIPVAEEAGDDPTADMLTARCTVHDQTAWMLRSLLED